In Caballeronia sp. TF1N1, one genomic interval encodes:
- a CDS encoding DHA2 family efflux MFS transporter permease subunit yields MAATHAALPRSAAGPFNPWLIAVIVSIATFMEVLDTTIANVALRHIAGGLGASLDQSTYITTSYLVSNAIVLPISGWLANVIGRKRFYMICVFLFTVSSVACGFATSLPMMIVFRVLQGLGGGGLAPVEQSIFADTFTPDKRAMAFALYGFTVVTAPAIGPMLGGWITENYSWHWVFLINLPVGMVSLVLTWMFVSDSKPVQQERRALLDRGLRIDYLGFFLVAVGFGCLQIVLDKFEREDGFSSNFICSFAAVACVALVALVIRELTTAQPIVNLRLFKSRAFAISCGVMFAFGFIINSTTQILPQFTQELLGYDATNAGLTLGLGGLVTLFFMPVAGIVTGRVFQPKWLVMMSLAGTGVALLHSAGLDLNIGFWDVSLSRLYQVIWLPFLFIPLSTVQFIGIPPEENNNASALINMMRNLGGSFGVSLVTTQLAWRDQFHHARLAEHITPYNGFVNALGSIAGRVEQQASVMSYLDVFIMLGVISLVLCPVCILLPKLPKGAQVNAH; encoded by the coding sequence ATGGCCGCTACGCACGCAGCATTGCCGAGGTCGGCGGCGGGGCCCTTCAATCCGTGGCTCATCGCGGTCATCGTGTCGATTGCCACCTTCATGGAAGTGCTCGACACGACCATCGCGAACGTGGCGCTCAGGCATATCGCGGGCGGACTCGGTGCGAGTCTCGACCAGAGCACGTACATCACGACGAGCTACCTGGTGAGCAACGCAATCGTCTTGCCTATCAGCGGATGGCTTGCGAACGTGATCGGGCGCAAGCGCTTCTACATGATCTGCGTGTTCCTGTTCACGGTCAGTTCGGTGGCGTGCGGCTTCGCCACCTCGCTGCCGATGATGATCGTCTTTCGCGTGCTGCAAGGACTGGGCGGCGGCGGTCTCGCGCCGGTCGAGCAGAGCATTTTCGCGGACACGTTCACACCGGACAAGCGCGCAATGGCGTTTGCGCTGTATGGCTTTACGGTCGTCACGGCACCCGCCATCGGACCGATGCTTGGCGGCTGGATCACCGAGAACTATTCGTGGCACTGGGTGTTCCTCATCAACCTGCCGGTGGGGATGGTGTCGCTCGTCCTGACGTGGATGTTCGTAAGCGACAGCAAGCCCGTTCAGCAAGAGCGTCGCGCGCTGCTCGACCGAGGCTTGCGCATCGACTATCTCGGCTTCTTTCTGGTGGCGGTCGGCTTCGGCTGCCTGCAGATCGTGCTGGATAAATTCGAGCGCGAGGACGGGTTCTCGTCGAACTTCATCTGCTCGTTCGCGGCGGTTGCATGCGTCGCATTGGTGGCGCTGGTCATTCGTGAACTGACGACCGCGCAACCAATCGTGAACTTGCGGCTTTTCAAGTCGCGCGCATTCGCCATCAGTTGCGGCGTCATGTTCGCGTTCGGGTTCATCATCAACAGCACGACGCAGATTCTGCCGCAATTTACGCAGGAATTACTTGGCTACGATGCCACCAACGCCGGCCTCACACTTGGCTTGGGTGGTCTCGTCACGTTGTTCTTCATGCCCGTGGCGGGCATCGTGACCGGGCGCGTGTTCCAGCCCAAATGGCTCGTGATGATGTCGCTTGCGGGCACGGGCGTCGCGTTACTGCATTCGGCGGGTCTCGATCTGAACATCGGCTTCTGGGACGTCTCGTTGTCGCGGCTTTATCAGGTCATCTGGCTGCCGTTCCTCTTTATTCCGCTTTCGACCGTGCAGTTCATCGGTATTCCGCCGGAAGAGAACAACAACGCATCCGCGCTCATCAACATGATGCGCAATCTCGGCGGCAGCTTCGGCGTGTCGCTCGTGACGACGCAACTGGCGTGGCGCGATCAGTTTCATCATGCACGGCTCGCCGAGCACATCACGCCGTATAACGGCTTCGTGAATGCGCTCGGCTCCATCGCCGGACGGGTCGAGCAACAGGCGTCCGTCATGAGTTATCTCGACGTGTTCATCATGCTCGGCGTCATATCACTCGTGCTGTGTCCCGTCTGTATCTTGTTGCCGAAGCTGCCGAAGGGGGCACAAGTCAATGCGCATTGA
- a CDS encoding efflux transporter outer membrane subunit, giving the protein MRIDYRWIPFVAFLSACTVGPNFQRPALQTPAPWPETQSTSEANRSVAVPEPVDPQWWNSFGDPVLTELVTRAMDSNLDIKVAAARLLESRAQLGQTKADELPTLNGNASYTRELQSADGVIGLLGGGGSSATDTNGLGGRQGGVPTSSAAQNALPPFNLYQYGFDASWELDLWGRVRRTTESASATVEAQNEARHDAIVSTAAEVARDYLNLRGTQEKLRITRENLAFAERTVQLTEERAKHGLATDLDVANAQSQAESNAADIPQEEQQEAKLINAIGVLLGEYPQALAAKLSPPSAVPMAPPRVPVGLSSELAHRRPDIREAEAQLHAATASIGAAKADFFPKITLSGSVAIQATQFTNLGSWGARSYSAGPSLSLPIFEGGRLRATLALREAQQQEAAITYRKTVLSAFQEVDDALTGFAAEQRRRDRLEASVQASKRALDIANKRYIRGLSNYLDVLTAQKALLTAEQQWVDSTATVSTNLVALYKALGGGWDTQDGAYAALSAKQE; this is encoded by the coding sequence ATGCGCATTGATTATCGATGGATTCCGTTTGTCGCTTTCCTGTCGGCCTGCACGGTCGGCCCGAATTTTCAGCGTCCTGCATTGCAGACACCGGCGCCGTGGCCCGAAACGCAGTCCACGAGCGAGGCTAACCGGTCGGTCGCGGTGCCCGAACCTGTCGATCCGCAATGGTGGAACAGCTTCGGCGATCCCGTGCTGACCGAGCTCGTCACGCGCGCGATGGACAGCAATCTCGACATCAAGGTCGCGGCGGCGCGGCTCCTGGAGTCGCGTGCGCAGCTTGGCCAGACGAAGGCCGACGAGCTTCCGACGCTGAACGGCAACGCTTCCTACACGCGCGAGCTGCAGAGCGCCGATGGCGTCATCGGCTTGCTGGGCGGCGGCGGGTCATCGGCCACGGATACGAACGGGCTCGGCGGACGGCAAGGCGGTGTCCCGACGTCGAGCGCGGCGCAAAACGCACTGCCGCCGTTCAATTTGTATCAGTATGGTTTCGATGCATCGTGGGAACTCGACCTCTGGGGCCGCGTGCGACGCACGACGGAAAGCGCGAGCGCCACGGTCGAAGCGCAGAACGAGGCGCGGCACGATGCGATCGTCTCGACCGCCGCCGAAGTCGCGCGCGATTATCTGAATCTGCGTGGGACGCAGGAAAAGCTGCGTATTACGCGAGAGAATCTGGCGTTTGCAGAGCGTACCGTGCAACTCACGGAGGAGCGCGCGAAGCATGGACTCGCTACCGATCTCGATGTCGCCAATGCGCAGAGCCAGGCCGAATCGAATGCCGCGGATATTCCGCAGGAAGAGCAGCAGGAAGCGAAGCTGATCAATGCCATCGGCGTGCTGCTTGGCGAGTATCCGCAAGCGCTTGCGGCGAAGCTGTCGCCGCCATCCGCCGTGCCGATGGCGCCGCCGCGCGTGCCGGTCGGGCTTTCATCGGAACTGGCGCATCGGCGGCCGGATATCCGCGAGGCGGAGGCGCAGCTTCATGCGGCAACGGCGAGCATCGGCGCGGCGAAGGCGGACTTTTTCCCCAAGATCACGCTGTCGGGAAGCGTCGCCATTCAGGCCACGCAATTCACGAATCTCGGTAGTTGGGGCGCGCGCAGCTACAGTGCGGGGCCGAGTCTTTCGCTTCCCATCTTCGAGGGTGGCCGCTTGCGTGCGACGCTCGCGTTGCGGGAAGCTCAGCAACAGGAAGCGGCGATCACGTACCGCAAGACCGTGCTGTCGGCATTCCAGGAAGTGGATGACGCGCTGACGGGATTCGCCGCCGAGCAGCGCCGCCGCGATCGCCTGGAGGCAAGCGTGCAGGCTTCCAAACGCGCGCTCGACATTGCAAACAAGCGCTACATTCGTGGCCTGTCGAACTACCTCGACGTGTTGACGGCACAAAAGGCGTTGCTCACCGCCGAGCAGCAATGGGTCGACAGCACCGCGACGGTATCGACGAATCTCGTCGCGTTGTACAAGGCGCTCGGCGGCGGCTGGGATACGCAAGACGGCGCGTATGCGGCGCTTTCCGCCAAGCAGGAATAA
- a CDS encoding ATP-binding cassette domain-containing protein has protein sequence MRGITKQYGAIQSLRGVNLDVAPGEVLGLVGDNGAGKSTLSKVLSGAVVPDSGSIEIDGKTVHFDNPGDARTHRIEMVYQDLSLCDTVDVAGNLFLGREPMRRVLGMPILDHAKMHRDARSMLDGLGIRIPDTKLDVENLSGGQRQAIAISRAVSFDPKVLIMDEPTAALAVAEVEAVLDVVRTVSARGVSVILISHRLQDLFLVCDRITVMYEGTAIADRPIGETNLQEIVDLIVGHKFNARSARPHAEH, from the coding sequence ATGCGCGGCATCACCAAGCAATACGGCGCGATACAGTCGCTGCGCGGCGTGAATCTCGATGTCGCGCCGGGCGAAGTGCTGGGCCTCGTCGGTGACAACGGCGCGGGTAAATCGACGCTGTCGAAAGTGCTGTCGGGTGCGGTCGTGCCCGACAGCGGATCGATCGAGATCGACGGCAAGACGGTCCATTTCGACAATCCGGGCGATGCCCGCACGCATCGCATCGAGATGGTCTATCAGGACCTGTCCTTGTGCGATACGGTCGATGTCGCGGGCAATCTGTTTCTCGGCCGCGAGCCCATGCGCCGCGTGCTCGGCATGCCGATTCTCGATCACGCGAAGATGCATCGCGATGCACGTTCCATGCTGGACGGGCTCGGCATCCGCATTCCGGACACGAAACTCGACGTGGAAAATCTGTCGGGCGGACAGCGTCAAGCCATCGCCATTTCGCGCGCGGTTTCGTTCGATCCGAAAGTGCTCATCATGGACGAGCCGACTGCCGCGCTCGCCGTCGCGGAGGTCGAAGCGGTGCTCGATGTCGTGCGAACCGTAAGCGCGCGCGGCGTGAGCGTGATTCTCATCAGTCATCGGCTGCAGGATCTGTTTCTGGTCTGCGACCGCATCACGGTGATGTACGAAGGCACCGCCATCGCGGACCGGCCTATCGGCGAGACGAATCTGCAGGAGATCGTCGATCTGATCGTCGGGCACAAATTCAACGCGCGCTCCGCGCGTCCACACGCCGAACATTGA
- a CDS encoding ABC transporter permease, translated as MSSESSARRALSLSHRLGHRAGVASIAAFFAICVVAFSIATDTFLTTGNLLNVLRQSAPLLIVATTMTLVITTAGIDLSVGSTLAFVGALAAIALHAGMPDTLVLIGGLVLGGVIGLANGYFIAIAGMPAFIVTLGTLSIVRGAALLITQGYSVPVDGNGWFVALGREWFLGLPLPAVIAVAVMLAGWVVLRHTRFGRYIIGIGTNAEGVRRAGVDTRGVIIKVYVLSGIAAGLAGLITTARLGSGSSNQGVGFELAVIAAVVLGSTNLFGGRGTILGTLLGALTIAVLGNGLILVHVSPFYTQIIQGAIMLFAIWLNTRIFSARRGKKG; from the coding sequence GTGTCCTCCGAATCTTCCGCACGGCGCGCGCTTTCGCTGTCGCACCGGCTGGGCCATCGTGCGGGCGTCGCGAGCATCGCGGCCTTCTTCGCGATCTGCGTCGTGGCGTTCAGCATCGCCACCGACACTTTTCTCACCACCGGCAATCTCCTGAACGTGCTGCGTCAGAGTGCGCCGTTGCTGATCGTCGCCACGACGATGACGCTTGTCATCACCACCGCGGGCATCGACCTTTCGGTGGGCTCGACGCTCGCGTTCGTCGGCGCGCTCGCGGCCATCGCTTTGCACGCGGGCATGCCGGATACGCTCGTTCTGATCGGCGGCCTTGTGCTCGGCGGGGTCATCGGGCTCGCGAACGGCTACTTCATCGCGATCGCGGGCATGCCCGCGTTCATCGTCACGCTTGGCACGTTGTCGATCGTGCGCGGTGCGGCGCTTCTCATCACGCAAGGCTATTCCGTGCCCGTGGATGGCAACGGCTGGTTCGTCGCGCTCGGCCGCGAGTGGTTCCTGGGACTTCCGCTGCCCGCCGTGATCGCGGTGGCCGTGATGCTCGCCGGATGGGTCGTCCTGCGTCATACGCGCTTCGGGCGCTACATCATCGGGATCGGCACGAACGCGGAAGGCGTGCGGCGCGCGGGCGTCGATACACGCGGCGTCATCATCAAGGTGTATGTGCTGAGCGGGATCGCGGCGGGGCTCGCCGGGCTCATTACGACCGCGCGGCTCGGGAGCGGTTCGTCGAATCAGGGCGTCGGCTTCGAGCTCGCGGTGATCGCGGCGGTCGTGCTCGGCAGCACCAATCTGTTCGGCGGCCGCGGCACCATTCTGGGAACGCTCCTCGGCGCGCTGACCATTGCCGTGCTCGGTAACGGGCTGATTCTGGTTCACGTGTCGCCGTTCTATACGCAGATCATCCAGGGGGCCATCATGCTGTTCGCGATCTGGCTGAACACGCGCATCTTTTCCGCCCGGCGTGGAAAGAAGGGCTGA
- a CDS encoding substrate-binding domain-containing protein, with the protein MNAMLSRRIMSAVAVMSAGSLIALSGGAHAADKKKIALVQINQEALFFTQMDEGAQKAAKAAGADLAIFNSNNDPNAQNNAIETYIQQKVDALLVVAIDVNGIKPAIAEAKKAGIPVVTIDAIVNGDNDVQVGVDNLKVGKDIGTYTADYVKKSLGGKASVGVVGALNSYIQNVRLDGFKAGLAGAPNAKIVSTVDGQNVQDQAQTAAENLISGNPNMQVVYATGEPALIGLVAAVSAQSATDRVKIFGWDLSAQAIKGIDQGFVVAVVQQDPEGEGKAAVNAALKLIAKQPVEKNISVPVTIVTKANVAKYRSVFK; encoded by the coding sequence ATGAACGCCATGCTGTCACGCCGGATCATGTCCGCGGTCGCCGTGATGTCCGCCGGATCGCTGATTGCACTATCGGGCGGCGCGCACGCCGCCGACAAGAAGAAAATCGCGCTGGTCCAGATCAATCAGGAAGCGCTCTTCTTCACCCAGATGGATGAGGGCGCGCAAAAGGCCGCGAAGGCCGCGGGTGCGGACCTCGCCATCTTCAATTCGAACAATGACCCGAACGCGCAGAACAACGCCATCGAGACATACATCCAGCAGAAGGTGGATGCGCTTCTCGTGGTCGCCATCGACGTGAACGGGATCAAGCCGGCGATTGCCGAAGCAAAGAAGGCCGGCATTCCGGTCGTCACCATCGACGCTATCGTGAACGGCGATAACGACGTGCAAGTCGGTGTCGACAATCTCAAGGTCGGCAAGGACATCGGCACTTACACGGCCGATTACGTCAAGAAGTCGCTTGGCGGCAAGGCAAGCGTGGGCGTGGTTGGCGCGCTGAATTCGTACATTCAGAACGTGCGTCTGGACGGCTTCAAGGCCGGACTCGCGGGCGCGCCCAATGCGAAGATCGTGTCCACGGTCGATGGCCAGAACGTGCAGGATCAGGCGCAGACGGCCGCCGAAAATCTCATCTCCGGCAACCCGAACATGCAGGTCGTTTATGCAACCGGCGAACCGGCCTTGATCGGTCTCGTGGCCGCCGTGTCGGCGCAAAGCGCGACGGATCGCGTCAAGATTTTCGGCTGGGATCTGAGCGCGCAGGCCATCAAGGGCATCGATCAGGGCTTTGTCGTGGCCGTGGTGCAGCAGGACCCGGAAGGCGAAGGCAAGGCGGCCGTCAACGCCGCGCTCAAGCTGATCGCGAAGCAACCGGTCGAGAAGAACATCTCCGTTCCGGTGACCATCGTCACCAAGGCGAACGTGGCGAAGTATCGCAGCGTGTTCAAGTAG
- the csgH gene encoding curli-like amyloid fiber formation chaperone CsgH, protein MIAFSDVAVSFDVTSANGSIRVVPYVVSVYDTGLDYDLHVLKSGASGTSNVSQSGSLHLRGGESRAVSTLAVSSAKGEACNVSITLMQAGRVIRTVSTDCGTGSAYQATR, encoded by the coding sequence ATGATCGCGTTCTCCGATGTCGCCGTGTCCTTCGATGTCACTTCCGCCAACGGTTCGATCCGCGTCGTCCCGTACGTTGTCAGCGTGTACGACACCGGCCTCGACTACGACTTGCACGTGCTCAAGTCGGGAGCGTCAGGCACGTCGAACGTGTCGCAGTCGGGCAGTTTGCATTTGCGCGGCGGCGAGAGCCGAGCGGTCTCGACGCTTGCCGTGTCATCGGCGAAAGGGGAGGCTTGCAACGTCAGCATCACGTTGATGCAGGCCGGGCGTGTGATCCGTACGGTCAGCACGGATTGCGGAACTGGCAGCGCTTACCAGGCGACTCGTTGA
- a CDS encoding HlyD family secretion protein, whose product MAGSESEDSKPSGDAGEGDREQADKKPGEETSKPMSPKRKRMNAIIGGTVLLICVAGGVAYWLHSRHYESTDDAFIDSNQSQIASQVNGRVIELLVADNQHVEKNQPLLRIDPRDFEVKLEQAEAQEANAVAQVAQAHADLLYQQANLAQQTAQVRVAQADLLQAQQDLARYTGTDPAAITRQQLEQSQATTKSALARLDSAKQAVQAGEAQVASQRTKIDAAQASVRQTHADVDNAKLQLSYTEVVAPQAGKVTRRTVNLGNYVTPGQALVAVVPDEMWVTANFKETQLVHMNVGQPVDVTVDAYPDKVLHAHVESLQRGTGSVFSSLPAENATGNYVKVVQRLPVKIVFDGDDWRNMPLAPGLSVSPRVTVR is encoded by the coding sequence ATGGCCGGAAGTGAAAGCGAAGATAGCAAGCCCTCCGGCGATGCCGGAGAAGGCGACCGCGAGCAAGCCGACAAGAAGCCGGGCGAGGAAACGTCCAAGCCGATGAGCCCGAAGCGCAAGCGCATGAATGCCATCATCGGCGGAACGGTATTACTGATTTGTGTGGCTGGAGGCGTTGCGTACTGGCTCCATAGCCGGCACTACGAGAGTACCGACGACGCGTTCATCGACAGCAATCAAAGCCAGATTGCATCGCAGGTGAACGGTCGCGTGATCGAATTGCTGGTGGCGGACAACCAGCACGTCGAAAAGAATCAGCCGCTCTTGCGCATCGATCCACGCGACTTCGAAGTGAAGCTCGAACAAGCCGAGGCACAGGAAGCCAATGCCGTTGCGCAAGTTGCGCAGGCGCATGCCGACCTGCTGTATCAGCAAGCCAATCTCGCGCAGCAGACCGCGCAGGTGCGCGTCGCGCAGGCCGATCTACTGCAGGCGCAACAGGATCTCGCGCGCTATACGGGCACGGACCCGGCCGCCATCACGCGTCAGCAACTCGAACAGAGTCAGGCGACCACCAAGAGCGCGCTCGCGAGGCTCGATAGCGCGAAGCAGGCCGTTCAGGCGGGCGAAGCGCAGGTCGCGTCGCAACGTACCAAGATCGACGCCGCTCAGGCATCGGTGCGTCAGACGCATGCGGATGTCGATAACGCGAAGCTGCAATTGAGCTACACGGAAGTCGTCGCACCGCAGGCAGGGAAGGTGACGCGCCGCACCGTGAACCTTGGCAACTACGTGACGCCCGGACAGGCGCTCGTTGCAGTGGTGCCCGACGAGATGTGGGTCACCGCGAACTTCAAGGAAACGCAGCTCGTTCACATGAACGTGGGACAACCCGTGGATGTCACCGTGGATGCTTATCCGGACAAGGTTCTCCATGCGCATGTCGAGAGTCTGCAACGCGGTACGGGCTCAGTGTTCAGCAGCCTGCCTGCGGAAAACGCCACGGGCAATTACGTGAAAGTGGTGCAGCGTCTGCCCGTGAAGATCGTCTTCGATGGCGACGACTGGCGCAACATGCCGCTCGCGCCGGGTCTCTCCGTCAGTCCGCGCGTGACGGTACGTTGA
- a CDS encoding LysR family transcriptional regulator, whose product MLDGISLDQLRTFIAAVDEGSFSAAARKLNRVQSAVSGWVGGLEDQTGVILFERSGRFPKLTPEGALLLADARNIVAGVDALKARARLMTSGVEAELSVVVDVFFPTDVISAVAKAFAEQFPLTPLRLFVEGLGAAYLPVLDGRCSLGILPPLPQAFSSLTSERLGDVPVVAVASAQHPLAAIGRRITRRELGRHVQLVLTDRSDLTAGRDFGVASASTWRLADLSTKYAFLKDCVGWGGMPLHMVEKDIAAGTLVVLDTDEMPPSGWLLTMSIFQQPSQPPGPAGKWFIERLKTQWQS is encoded by the coding sequence ATGCTCGATGGAATATCGCTGGACCAACTCAGAACCTTTATCGCCGCCGTGGATGAGGGCAGCTTTTCGGCGGCGGCGCGAAAACTCAATCGCGTTCAGTCGGCGGTGAGTGGCTGGGTCGGAGGATTGGAAGATCAAACGGGCGTCATTCTTTTCGAGCGCTCTGGACGATTCCCGAAGCTCACGCCAGAGGGCGCGTTGTTGCTCGCGGACGCTCGCAATATCGTCGCCGGGGTGGATGCGTTGAAGGCGCGTGCGAGGCTCATGACATCGGGCGTGGAAGCCGAACTCTCGGTAGTGGTCGACGTTTTCTTCCCGACTGACGTGATCAGTGCAGTCGCAAAGGCCTTCGCCGAGCAGTTTCCACTGACGCCGCTACGTCTCTTCGTCGAAGGACTGGGAGCGGCTTATCTACCCGTTCTCGACGGCCGATGCAGTCTCGGCATACTACCGCCGCTGCCGCAGGCATTTTCATCGCTGACGAGCGAGCGGCTCGGCGACGTGCCCGTGGTCGCGGTGGCTTCGGCGCAGCATCCGCTTGCAGCCATCGGTCGCCGAATAACACGGCGTGAGCTTGGCCGCCACGTTCAACTGGTGCTGACCGACAGATCCGATCTCACGGCAGGTCGCGACTTCGGCGTGGCCTCCGCTTCGACCTGGCGCTTGGCAGACTTGTCCACCAAATACGCGTTTTTAAAGGACTGCGTGGGCTGGGGAGGCATGCCTTTGCATATGGTCGAAAAAGACATCGCCGCAGGGACGCTGGTTGTTCTCGATACGGACGAGATGCCGCCCAGCGGCTGGCTTTTGACGATGTCCATCTTTCAGCAGCCTTCGCAGCCGCCCGGACCGGCAGGCAAATGGTTCATCGAACGATTGAAGACTCAGTGGCAAAGTTGA
- a CDS encoding TetR/AcrR family transcriptional regulator, producing the protein MKRTMKDGNGHASLCPIGAMFSRKKGRPSNAMAGDVEERILDAASTVFLQQGFAGASLERIAEAAGAGKATLYSRYPSKEALFAEVVKRNCERCLRPVFEAPQSSALVEQLEGVTRALVTRLLDDEVIGLIRVVVADAPRFPSLAKMTREAGRLRGIDAVASLMAEHSQIARDASTRAAIKRNALIIATQMLDAIVPPMLMRALMDENLDDLRNEIRSHVKRTIAVFVAAGALNAFL; encoded by the coding sequence GTGAAACGCACGATGAAAGATGGCAACGGACATGCTTCCCTATGCCCCATAGGAGCCATGTTCTCGCGCAAGAAAGGCCGTCCGTCCAACGCGATGGCAGGCGATGTGGAAGAGCGCATTCTGGACGCGGCGAGTACCGTCTTTCTGCAGCAGGGTTTCGCTGGAGCGTCGCTGGAGCGCATCGCCGAGGCGGCTGGCGCAGGCAAGGCAACGTTGTACAGTCGGTATCCGAGCAAGGAAGCGCTCTTCGCCGAAGTGGTCAAACGAAATTGCGAGCGGTGCTTGCGTCCCGTGTTCGAGGCGCCGCAATCCTCTGCTCTCGTCGAGCAACTCGAAGGGGTGACGCGCGCACTCGTCACACGCTTGCTCGACGACGAGGTGATCGGGTTGATCAGAGTGGTGGTAGCGGACGCGCCGCGATTTCCGTCGCTGGCGAAAATGACACGCGAGGCGGGGCGCCTGCGCGGCATCGATGCGGTCGCGAGCTTGATGGCGGAACATTCGCAAATTGCGCGCGACGCCAGTACGCGCGCTGCCATCAAGCGCAATGCGTTGATCATCGCTACTCAGATGCTCGATGCAATCGTTCCGCCCATGCTCATGAGAGCATTGATGGATGAAAACCTCGATGATCTTCGCAATGAGATCCGCTCGCACGTCAAGCGGACTATCGCTGTATTCGTCGCGGCGGGTGCGCTGAATGCGTTTTTATAG
- a CDS encoding NADPH-dependent F420 reductase has product MTYSIIGTGSVGAAIARQFARSGITAGIANTRGPESIAPIAQELGDKIVPMTLQDALKADVIILAVPFWAHRDVAKAMASWQGKVVIDATNAYGVPLNELDDLPSSAVVAKALPGARLVKAFNHLPARVLVQEPATSAGRRVLFLSSDDEGANATVAALVERLGYAPVSLGKLAEGGQLVQARDKHWAALIFQDLFKKEQ; this is encoded by the coding sequence ATGACTTATTCGATCATCGGGACCGGTAGCGTAGGCGCCGCTATTGCCCGTCAATTCGCTCGCAGCGGCATCACGGCAGGCATCGCGAACACGCGCGGGCCGGAATCCATCGCACCTATCGCGCAAGAGCTAGGCGACAAGATCGTACCTATGACGTTGCAGGACGCGCTCAAGGCCGACGTGATCATTCTCGCGGTTCCGTTCTGGGCGCATCGCGATGTCGCCAAGGCTATGGCTAGCTGGCAAGGCAAAGTCGTCATCGACGCCACCAATGCCTATGGCGTGCCGCTAAACGAACTGGACGATCTGCCTTCCTCGGCGGTCGTGGCGAAGGCGCTGCCAGGCGCGCGTTTGGTCAAGGCGTTCAACCATCTGCCCGCGCGCGTGCTCGTGCAGGAACCCGCGACTTCAGCGGGACGCCGAGTGCTCTTTTTATCGAGCGATGATGAGGGCGCCAATGCAACCGTCGCGGCGCTCGTCGAACGGCTCGGTTATGCGCCGGTCAGTCTCGGCAAGCTCGCCGAAGGCGGTCAACTCGTACAGGCCCGTGACAAGCATTGGGCGGCGTTGATCTTTCAGGACCTGTTCAAGAAGGAGCAATGA
- a CDS encoding LacI family DNA-binding transcriptional regulator has product MPKVSTIREVAEHAKVSKATVSRYLNGSLALPPDTAERIDAAIAALKYRQNSLARRLSLGSSETIGLAMPDVANPFFAEIADEVELAASEHGYGLSLCITRNQFARESLYVGWLDIQHLDGLILVSNRPDDGTLRTLIGTRGNIVVIDEDVPGADVPKVLVDNVQGGYLATQHLIEAGHRRIAHISGPLGLFTVQERCEGYRRALAQAKIEFDETLVCFGSYEREFGATALGRLLALPSPPTAIFAASDYLAVGLLEALRDRRIDVPRDMSIVGFDDMEFASLLMPPITTLRQSARDLGRTGVELLLARLSGGGPSTVRRLPVSLIERASVAPPRSR; this is encoded by the coding sequence GTGCCCAAAGTGTCCACGATTCGCGAAGTGGCGGAACATGCCAAGGTCTCGAAGGCGACCGTATCGCGCTACCTGAACGGCAGCCTCGCGTTGCCGCCGGACACAGCCGAACGCATCGACGCCGCCATCGCGGCGTTGAAGTACCGGCAAAACAGCCTTGCTCGGCGCCTGAGCCTCGGCAGCAGCGAGACTATCGGCTTGGCCATGCCGGACGTGGCGAATCCTTTCTTCGCGGAGATCGCCGACGAAGTCGAGCTGGCCGCTTCCGAACATGGCTACGGTCTGTCCTTGTGCATCACGCGCAACCAGTTCGCTCGCGAATCGCTGTATGTCGGCTGGCTCGACATCCAGCATCTCGACGGCCTGATCCTCGTCTCCAACCGTCCCGACGACGGCACGCTGCGCACGCTCATCGGCACGCGCGGCAATATCGTCGTGATCGATGAAGACGTGCCCGGCGCGGACGTGCCCAAAGTGCTCGTCGATAACGTGCAGGGCGGCTATCTCGCCACGCAGCATCTGATCGAGGCGGGGCATCGGCGTATTGCTCATATCAGCGGCCCGCTCGGTCTTTTCACCGTGCAGGAGCGTTGCGAAGGGTATCGACGGGCGTTGGCGCAGGCGAAGATCGAATTCGATGAAACGCTCGTTTGTTTCGGCTCGTACGAGCGCGAGTTCGGCGCGACGGCGCTCGGCCGTCTGCTTGCGCTGCCGTCGCCGCCCACGGCGATTTTCGCGGCGAGCGATTACCTCGCGGTCGGCCTGCTCGAAGCGCTGCGCGATCGACGTATCGACGTGCCGCGCGATATGTCGATCGTCGGCTTTGACGACATGGAGTTTGCGAGCCTGCTGATGCCGCCCATCACGACGCTTCGGCAGTCCGCGCGCGATCTCGGCCGCACGGGCGTCGAGTTGCTGCTTGCGCGTCTCTCGGGCGGCGGACCGTCCACCGTGCGGCGGCTGCCCGTGAGTCTGATCGAACGCGCGTCCGTCGCGCCGCCACGTTCGCGCTGA